Below is a genomic region from Lycium ferocissimum isolate CSIRO_LF1 unplaced genomic scaffold, AGI_CSIRO_Lferr_CH_V1 ctg13488, whole genome shotgun sequence.
AGTGAGAGTGTTCCTACTAAAAAGGCAGTTTTTGTAATCGGCACGTGTTTTGTTAAACCACCCATAAGAATCATATTCTGACTTTTATCAGGAGAATATCCAACTATAGCTTCCATTGAATGAATAATGGATCCAGATCCTAAAAACAACAAAGCTTTCGAATAAGCATGAGTAATCAAATGAAATAAAGCGGATCTATAAGACCCCATACCTAGAGCTAACATCATATAACCCAGTTGAGACATTGTAGAATAGGCTAAACCTCTCTTAATATCTTTTTGAGCAAGAGCTAAAGTGGCTCCTAAGAGTACTGTTATTATACCTATCAAagatattatatacattatagaaGGGATAACTataaaaagaggaagaagacgaGCTACAAGAAAAATTCCCGCCGCTACCATAGTAGCAGCATGTATAAGAGCCGAAATAGGAGTAGGGCCCTCCATGGCATCCGGCAACCATACATGAAGAGGAAATTGTGCAGATTTAGCAATAGGACCCACAAATAATAGAAATGCACACAAAGTAAGGAATAAGAGATTTATtctattatttaaaattaaattattgaaTATTTCGAACAAATCTTGAAATTCGAAACTGCCAGTTATCCAATAAAGACCTAAAATTCCTAATAATAAACCAAAATCCCCTACACGATTGGTTACAAAAGCTTTTTGACAGGCATTCGCTGCAATAGGTCGTGTGAACCAAAAACCTATTAATAAATACGAACACATTCCAactaattcccaaaaaaaataaacttggaTCAAATTAGAACTAGTAACTAATCCTAACATTGAAGTATTAAAAAAACCCATATAAGCAAAAAACCTCAAATATCCTTGATCATGAGACATATAATTATCACTATAAATCAGAACCAAAATTCCAACAGTTGTAATTAATATTGACATAATAGAAGTAAGTGGATCAATAAAGTAACCGAACTCAAAAGAAAATTCATTATTTATGGTCCAAGACCATACATTTTGATGAATGCAACTTATAAAAATTTGTTGAATAGATAGATAGAGCGAAAAGATCATAACTATACTTAACAAAAAAATACTCAGAAACGTCCACATACGTCGAAGGTTTTTTGTTGCTGTCGGAAAAAGTAGAAGTCCAGCTCCGAGTAAAATAGGTACTGGAAGTGGAATGAAAGGGATGAtccatgaatattgatatgtatgttccataaaataaaaaaccctttttattttattcttaaatttattatttcttattcactggtttgtatatatatatatttttttcaaagggGATAATAAAAAGGCGCATTATTTCAAACTTAAATAGAAATTTTTTCGAATTAGTATAATCCTTCATAAACCTTTGAttgaaaagaaatatatattcaaatcaaAAAATTAGAAGTTATTAAATAATATTACTAAGTTACTGTAAAAAAAcgatttgtcttttttttttttactactaaataaaattgtgattttatgcagatacagaaaaaaaaagtgaattataATTCCGTATTACaataatttatatacatatattaagaATAGAACAAAGATTTACACGACAAAAAAATACttaatattaattataaaaaaaagttatttgggTTTGATTATTTAGAATTATTATTGAATTATGGAATTTAGTGATTGTCTTCCAGTACACTAAATGagctttttttttcaagaaatagtATTATAatcgatatttttttttttacatatgaagtgaagaaatttaataaaattttttcTAATATAATCTATCAGTATAGATTAATTAAATGAGCACTCTCATACGGATTTAAAAcgttaaatacaaaaaatttttcaagaaaaaggtaaaaaatagttgggttttaaatttttgaatgtctgttttgtttgaaaaataatatataataaaatttgaaagaaaaaaattactcgATATGGAGTACGAAAGAATAGAATAATAAATGTCTTTGACATACAATTATACCACTGAaaaacttttttcatttttgaatgGCAGTTCCAAAAAAACGTACTTCTATCTCGAAAAAGCGTATTCgtaaaaaaatttggaaaaggaAGGGATATTGGACATCGTTGAAAGCGATTTCTTTAGGGAAATCGCTTTCAACAGGTaattcaaaaagtttttttgtacaacaaaataaataaaaaaacactAGAATCATTAGAATTAGCCTAAcgtaaaaacaaattttttagaatacatataaataaagaaatcaataggaacgaaaagagaaaaaaagataatatatatataagaaagactcctattgattttgtaaataaaaaaaggggTATTATTATTTTCCccatcaataaataaataaagatctTGTATTTCCTAGTTAAGAGGAAATACAAGATCTTTAAGCGAAATCAACAGATTCTTGAAATTAATTTAAGTCaaaaatttttcactttttaccTTTAGGAATTATTATTTCGCTGAATTCTTATATTCTTTACTTGGAATCAAAGTTATAAAAGCATTTATCCACAATAAGGGAATATtagataataataaataataatatattatattttttttaagtgatcaaaaaatattatgtttgtACAATATAAAAAGATGCATGAAAATAGATATTTTGACAATTATTGTTTTTCATTTCTCTTGAGCAACTTAGGCAAATTTTAGTTAAAATTTCTAAGGATTTTTgagaagttttaatttttatttttttagtaataaaatCAATTGTAAATTCCATTAAATTAGcttctttatttaaaatttgaatctcGACGATTGAGTAAAAACTTGTTAGTATTATTTTGAACAAATTGCCGCTATGGTGAAATTGGTAGACACGCTGCTCTTAGGAAGCAGTGCTAGAGCATCTCGGTTCGAGTCCGAGTAGCGGCATAAGATCTTATAAAAGagatattataagttttataatcaaattaatacccgactttttttataaaatcggGTAAAACCTagtattaatttattaatttttaacaaattttttatgattttttcaattttagagCATATATTAACTCATATATCTTTTTCGGTCGTTTCAATTGTActactaatttattttttaactttattaGTTAATTTAGATGAAATCATAGGATTTTTTGATTCATCAGATAAAGGAATCGTAATTACGTTTTTTGGTATAACAGGATTATTATTCACGCGTTGGATTTATTCAGGACATTTTCCATTAagcaatttatatgaatcattaatttttctttcatggGCTTTTGCAATTATTCATATAGTTtcctattttaataaaaaaaaaaaaaatcacttaaacGCAATAACTGCGCCAAGTGCTATTTTTATTCAGGGTTTTGCTACTTCAGGCCTTTTAAACAACATGCCTCAGTCTGCAATATTAGTACCAGCTCTccagtcccagtggttaatgatgCACGTAAGTATGATGATCTTAGGCTATGGCGCTCTGTTATGCGGATCATTATTATCAATAGCTCTTCTAGTCATTACATTTCGCAAGGTCGGATCTactttttggaaaaataatatgaaaataaaatttttattaaatgaatttttttcttttgatgtaCTTTACTACATAAACGAAAGAAATTCTATTTTACTACAACAAAACattaattttagtttttctaGAAATTATTATAGGTATCAATTGATTGAACAATTAGATTATTGGAGTTTTCGTATTATTAGTCTCGGATTTATCTTTTTAACCGTCGGCATTCTTTCAGGAGCTGTATGGGCTAATGAAACGTGGGGTTCATATTGGAATTGGGATCCGAAAGAAACCTGGGCATTTATTACTTGGACCATCTTCGCAATTTATTTACATATTAAAACAAATAGGAATGCTCGAGGTATAAATTCTGCAATTGTGGCTTCGCTaggttttcttttaatttggaTATGCTATTTTGGCGTCAATCTTTTAGGAATAGGTTTACATAGTTATGGTTCATTTACATCGAATTaactaaaacattaaaaaaaaaagaaaagaatccaaataaaaaaaatagaatctaTTAGACTCAGATGGGTAAATGATCAAATTGCCATCCTTCCTTTCGGAGGAGTTAAAAAATACTATGATGGCTCCGTTGCTTtgtatgtttattttttctttttttgtctttgaTTCAGCAATCCCAAAGTTTCTTTTTAATCGgatcaaataaggaaaaaatctttttttttttcgtactctttcataacataaatattgTTAAGAACTCTCCGCcatgaaaacaaaaaagttttTGACGCCGAATCGAACTCCCGATAGATAAGAGCAAATCGGAAATACCCTTATCTCATACTACTCTCTCGAGACAGAATctaatgttttgaaaaaaaaaaaacaatacaaAAATTTTTCATATCGAATTCGAAATGTCATGCTATTATTACTTAGTATTCATATGGCGAAGGAataatcttcttttttctctcaaataaaaACCTCATTGGCGCCATGCGTGAGGGAATGCTAGACGTTTGGTAATTTCTCCTCCGACCAGGATAAAAAATCCCATTGAAGCGGCTAATCTCATGCATACTGTATGGACATCTGGTCGCACAAATTGCATAGTATCATAAATAGTGATCCTGTCATATAACTATTGTAATGAAAGATATATCTttagatgatgaatatgtcgagatagatttgttaaaaaaaaaacaagatggaaaaaaaaaatctacagcTATGATGTATCGTGAAATGTATAATAGTGGGGGATTATGGGACAAAAAATAAATCCACTTGATTTCAGACTGGGTACAACCCAAAGTCATCATTCCCTTTGGTTTTCACAACCAAAAAATTATTACGAAGGTTTacaagaagataaaaaaaaCGAGATTGTATCAAGAATTATGTACAAAAGAATATGACAACGTCCTCTGGCGTCGAGGGAATTGCACGTATAGAGATTCAAAAAAGAATCGATCTGATCCAGGTCATAATCTTTATGGGATTCCCAAAATTATTAATAGAAAGTCGAGAAAGGTAaatattcttccttttttccttttatttcgcatttttagtctcatataatgtttatgttttttttagCTCAGAGAATGTTTTGTGTTAGCTGTTAGattatatgatttatttttttcatagaTAGTTTAGTTTAGTCTAgttatttgattttttgcaTGGTCATGGAGTAGTATTAATAGATCACCAGTTTGGTATGTCATGTTTTGTTATTAACCTAACGTTTGTTAAATATAATTTAGATTTCAACCAAATTCCATTGCTTTGTGCTCTTACTCTGCCTGTCCAGTTTAAATACACACTTACGATATATAGccgtatacatatgtatatatggaggCTTGTATATGCAAATTTTGACAAATAGTCGTATTAAAGAAACATATTTATATTGGACATCTAAAATATGGCCACTTTTGAACTAATTAGACAAGAATCAAATTGTAAAAATGAACTCAATCaagttaattcatgaaattggctATTTTAATTGTAGCCGCAACTGGACTAAAAACACTTAATGACCaattttgcaattatgaccttaaTTAATCTAAACCAAAGAattttggctatttcaattaaggccggAATTAGACTAATCagtgattatttcaattgtagccctaattaaacacataataagcaaatttacaaatatatccataattaattgtttaaattaattatgattaatctGAAAATTGTCAATATGATTTGTTTCTGCAAAGATTAAAGTTTAGGGgcaaaatgattatttattttaattaatcaatttccttGAGTTATACAGAGTAAAATACTTGCTAATTTGGGCAACTAATTAAACAATATAATTGTTATAATGCTTTTGATTTTGGCAAGTACCATAATTGTTGCAataatatgtaaattaatttccagatgatttataatatttatagaagttattttaccaaatgagaatggtaaaatattatctaaataattttataaaatcattttggcttctaaaaatacatatttcactccgtttaatACCCAAGGATCCTgggtgattaaaataaattatgggaggtcaaaaattaggtatcaAAAAGTGTTACTTGATCAGAATCTAGCATTTGAGGAGGAGTCGCTAGCCATTTTGGACTGGCAGGTTCGGAAGTTGAGATCAAAGGAGATTGCTTTGGTGAAAGTTCTATGGAGGCATCATCCAGTCGAGGAGGcaacttgggagaccgagtcggATATGCGGAGTAGAGACCCTCAGCTTTTCGAGAGTTCAGGTACTTCCTTTTCTTTActattcgaggatgaatgtttgtTTAAGTGGTAGTGATGCAACGACCCGCCAAGTCGTGTTGAGCACTAGGACTCTTTTTCCCTAAAAGACCTTCCCGTCAATTTAAATGGAAAATTTTGAGCTATTCGTTTAACTATGGTTATTTGATTGGCGggaaatttttgaaatatttatttattgcgtgtgaatattttatttgtAGGGATTTTGTTTGCACATATTTAATGTATAAGTTGGTGAATAATGTAATTGAATAAGTGAGTCAATTTTTACCTTATACACAGTGGTTGAATTAAAAGATCATTTTTGGACAATTAATTTTAGTGGGTGGTTAATGGGTCAAGTCTACCATTAATTTAGTACCCTATGTTACATGGCCCATGCATAAGAAAGAATTTAAGTGGATAGGGTTTGAAATGCTAAAGTGCAACATCAAAAGTTTTAAGCAAAGAGTGGCTCTGCACAGAAGCTACGGTGTCTGACTTGTACTTTGAAGGGGAAATTCTCCACTAACCTTCTGGTAGATGATTTGAGTTTGATTTATTcattgtatattatatataatgcTGTGCATATGAGATGAAACTTTATTTCAATTAGACCATTTTCTTTACGGGtgcattttttatattaaaattagGTGAGAGTTAAAGAGTATGTCATAATGACGAAAAAATGATTTGAGGGGCTAATGATAGTATAATGATGAAGTAATCATTGGGCATAAATTCTAGAATGGTTGTATGGTAATGGGTTCTACGTTTTTCAAGTTGGAGACCACTGTTCCACATCCTAGTTTAAGATTTCGGAAATTTTCTTACGGTTATCATGTTGCCACTTCAACTTTTATGTATTGGATATATGTAATTGAGTATCAGGGTATTGAATTATATGTCAAATTCATAGTATTTGAGTTATGCAAAGTGAGATTTTAATTCTAAGTTAAGATTTTGGGGTTATTAATGATTTCGAGCCCTAATCTTAAGAAATGAGAATTTATGATTTGAGAGTCCATTTGTGGATGGAATTGACTGATTGTCAAGATATAGGACACTTAGGTTATGGATAAAaggattttttaataaaatttcagCTTTGCCTTTGGTGGTTCGTGTTCGACTTTTGGGATTGATTTTGAGTCTGGGTCATaggtatagcaatatgggtgtctacGAATACGTTTTGCTTATGTAAATTGCGTATTTGACATATTTGGAACGTTTCGAGTCTTTACGGAAAGGAAAGGCAAAATCTTAAGGTTTCTTGGCGCGTTTGCTCAGcattcgaggtatgttaagacttttTTAGACTTCGTTTGAAGGATGTTTTGCTAAGTAAAGATTAAGAATAGAAATAATAATGGGGTAGGGCGTAATAGGAGGTCTCGTATCCATGATGTGACGGGCATTGGTATGAG
It encodes:
- the LOC132042124 gene encoding cytochrome c biogenesis protein CcsA, giving the protein MIFSILEHILTHISFSVVSIVLLIYFLTLLVNLDEIIGFFDSSDKGIVITFFGITGLLFTRWIYSGHFPLSNLYESLIFLSWAFAIIHIVSYFNKKKKNHLNAITAPSAIFIQGFATSGLLNNMPQSAILVPALQSQWLMMHVSMMILGYGALLCGSLLSIALLVITFRKVGSTFWKNNMKIKFLLNEFFSFDVLYYINERNSILLQQNINFSFSRNYYRYQLIEQLDYWSFRIISLGFIFLTVGILSGAVWANETWGSYWNWDPKETWAFITWTIFAIYLHIKTNRNARGINSAIVASLGFLLIWICYFGVNLLGIGLHSYGSFTSN